One part of the Bacteroidia bacterium genome encodes these proteins:
- a CDS encoding dihydrofolate reductase: MDQIISAIYAVSENGVIGVDNDLPWRLPNDLKFFKSKTIGKPIIMGRKSFESIGKALPKRRNIVLTRNKDFHAKGIEVYQSLEEALAACKEEAEVCITGGAGVYEKAINEGYVNLIYETLVHAEIEGDTYFKLANPREWKIVEVDARQADDKHEYAYTFRTLKKA, encoded by the coding sequence ATGGATCAAATCATATCTGCCATATACGCAGTTTCTGAAAATGGGGTTATTGGAGTCGATAATGATCTCCCCTGGCGTTTGCCCAATGACCTGAAATTCTTCAAATCGAAAACCATCGGCAAACCCATAATCATGGGGAGGAAGTCTTTCGAGTCTATCGGAAAAGCTTTGCCCAAAAGAAGAAATATAGTTCTGACTCGCAATAAAGACTTTCATGCAAAGGGAATAGAAGTTTACCAAAGCCTGGAGGAAGCGCTAGCAGCCTGTAAAGAAGAAGCAGAAGTATGCATTACAGGAGGAGCCGGAGTTTATGAAAAAGCCATCAATGAGGGCTACGTCAACCTGATTTACGAAACCCTGGTGCATGCTGAAATAGAAGGAGACACCTATTTCAAACTTGCCAATCCGCGGGAGTGGAAGATTGTTGAAGTAGATGCGAGACAGGCAGATGATAAGCATGAATATGCCTACACCTTTCGAACCTTGAAGAAAGCCTGA